In Trichoderma atroviride chromosome 2, complete sequence, one DNA window encodes the following:
- a CDS encoding uncharacterized protein (EggNog:ENOG41), protein MPSRGPSSRQAEPRALDRVFAAGDAVAEAKLARALAREALARAEEAVWRAVYRHCAEQAALRALERKLGGWGAN, encoded by the coding sequence atGCCTAGCCGAGGCCCCTCCTCCCGCCAGGCCGAACCCCGCGCCCTCGACAGggtgtttgctgctggcgacgcCGTCGCCGAGGCCAAATTAGCCCGTGCCCTGGCCCGCGAGGCCCTCGCCCGCGCCGAGGAGGCCGTCTGGCGGGCGGTCTACCGCCATTGCGCCGAGCAAGCGGCGCTCAGGGCGCTGGAACGCAAGCTGGGCGGTTGGGGCGCCAATTAG
- a CDS encoding uncharacterized protein (EggNog:ENOG41) gives MSLSCPWGVKGLDKSRFEAYAKLLRLKNGGQIEEASNFSEMLDEEMEPDELDDAGSVDANEFLSFDEGKLKRAFLDRLSELTANEKGGYHVSSSLMIEWPDRVDILVAKNNGFSKGGATLRILETIASSLRDIATLDSSDAATVSTKKSLWESLVQWYKPRIDSDMIRVKKTLDETILTTRAQVKTPASNDCTSSLLSHLEELCALINTVSHPPTQDDLERIVKCAHDVHLLYKEHDFDDIAGKNANTRSLRDALGFLGKSRTCFNTLIRSAERLCGFQNLRILPWVDSPTSAAKLKRMDRSNAWSLKKTLESLDLELNDKTADSLVTAGRKKSPWNKSKLLQKFDTLKASASKVHAETQVILAATNHDCTGAVIFKYVGCSKRSCFLCYRLVQNFGSYTTRGCHGKLYDLWTVPETPWLAGEERSKLIQALKNVEKAMKESIRGGKTTGLVHAPESTIGGSSVATKIPQSGRNPYMLSLVSEYLSSQRQRTRSGADKEGDFTSLEELTQSLPSATDYETKAQGRAARTIPTPEQLQGECGICERETSRRCQFCNLDWFCSEKCQDQMSFYHLTKCSARGITTADMLCRDVIGDQIPQDSETREHFGFTRCHNRRDQSHLLGLYQGLILYLDVRAIQLNEWREKNILVSKIIEAFSKLSENNRGAYFPWFLRNQHILDNSTPPLQLVGEDNALHRAINAARPYLDPEDRDKHVKLLEPPSKGHCFLFFAMVLDSSYPNPYLAWSDSWYNFGFVVFHNQYEERKLGGIYSTLVGGNKSSRDYDESLGVELKDYPNLPTCSFNELWLAYENGELANLFRRYGLDSIFGGNLGLEEFLSFPLNQRQLRPSVWKLKHFLAIDANQPLGNFPEIEAAAQEYGFTAQLNPRTGLALRQCYEQLFRKVNPLRVHEAKSHGQLCEYAESVLDDIDDDVRQVLRKIS, from the exons ATGAGTTTATCGTGTCCCTGGGGCGTAAAGGGACTAGACAAGTCACGTTTCGAAGCTTATGCCAAACTCTTGCGGCTGAAAAATGGCGGCCAGATCGAAGAAGCTTCCAACTTTTCCGAGATGCtcgatgaagagatggaacCAGATGAGCTAGACGACGCTGGTTCCGTCGACGCGAACGAATTCTTGTCGTTTGACGAGGGGAAATTAAAGAGAGCCTTTCTTGATAGGTTGTCTGAGCTTACTGCGAATGAGAAAGGAGGCTATCAtgtttcatcatctctgaTGATCGAGTGGCCAGATCGAGTCGATATTCTCGTGGCAAAGAATAATGGCTTCAGCAAAGGGGGTGCAACTCTCCGGATACTCGAAACTATAGCCTCTAGTCTCCGAGACATTGCCACGCTGGATTCTTCAG ATGCTGCTACCGTTTCTACCAAGAAGAGTCTTTGGGAATCATTGGTACAATGGTACAAGCCCAGGATAGACTCCGACATGATCCGGGTCAAAAAGACCCTGGATGAGACTATCCTAACTACCAGGGCCCAGGTAAAAACCCCTGCTTCGAACGATTGCACATCATCTCTTCTATCGCACCTCGAGGAGCTTTGTGCTCTTATAAATACAGTGTCACATCCACCAACGCAGGATGACCTCGAAAGAATCGTGAAGTGTGCCCATGATGTACATCTTCTGTATAAAGAGCATGATTTTGATGACATTGCCGGCAAAAATGCCAATACTAGGTCATTGAGAGACGCGCTGGGCTTCCTTGGTAAGTCGCGGACATGCTTTAACACTTTAATCAGAAGCGCAGAGAGGCTCTGCGGTTTCCAAAATCTTCGTATCCTTCCATGGGTAGATTCACCAACTAGCGCAGCCAAACTGAAAAGGATGGATCGAAGCAATGCCTGgtcgttgaagaagacgcttGAATCGTTGGATCTTGAACTCAACGACAAGACGGCAGATTCCCTTGTCACAGCCGGCAGAAAGAAAAGTCCATGGAACAAGAGCAAACTGCTGCAAAAATTTGACACATTGAAAGCATCGGCTTCCAAAGTACATGCAGAAACGCAAGTCATCTTGGCGGCGACAAATCACGACTGCACGGGCGCAGTCATATTCAAGTACGTGGGCTGCAGTAAGCGCAGCTGTTTCCTCTGCTACAGGCTCGTCCAGAACTTTGGATCCTACACTACAAGGGGGTGCCATGGCAAGCTCTACGATCTCTGGACGGTGCCCGAAACACCTTGGCTTGCGGGAGAGGAACGCTCAAAGCTCATTCAAGCTCTCAAGAATGTCGAAAAGGCCATGAAGGAATCTATACGTGGTGGGAAGACCACCGGACTTGTACACGCTCCTGAGTCTACCATTGGGGGCTCTTCAGTTGCGACCAAGATACCGCAATCTGGCCGAAACCCTTATATGCTATCCCTCGTCTCAGAGTATCTTTCATCACAGCGCCAAAGGACGAGGTCCGGTGCTGACAAAGAAGGAGACTTTACAAGCCTTGA GGAATTGACGCAGTCTTTGCCAAGCGCAACTGATTATGAAACCAAAGCTCAAGGTCGGGCTGCGAGAACAATCCCGACACCTGAGCAACTGCAAGGCGAATGTGGTATCTGCGAACGAGAGACCAGTCGCCGCTGTCAGTTCTGCAACCTGGACTGGTTCTGCAGTGAAAAATGCCAAGATCAAATGTCATTTTATCATCTCACCAAGTGTTCAGCCCGCGGGATAACAACAGCTGATATGCTTTGTCGTGATGTTATTGGAGATCAAATTCCTCAAGACTCAGAGACGCGTGAGCATTTTGGGTTCACTCGGTGCCACAACCGGAGAGATCAAAGTcacctccttggcctttaCCAAGGCCTCATACTCTATCTAGATGTTAGGGCTATCCAGCTTAACGAATGGCGCGAGAAAAATATCCTCGTGAGCAAAATTATAGAGGCGTTTTCCAAATTGTCTGAGAACAATCGTGGGGCTTACTTCCCATGGTTCCTTCGAAACCAGCACATCCTTGATAACTCAACTCCACCACTTCAGCTCGTTGGTGAGGATAATGCCCTCCATCGAGCTATAAATGCGGCGAGACCCTACCTCGACCCAGAAGATCGCGACAAGCATGTTAAACTTTTGGAGCCTCCATCCAAAGGGCATTGCTTCCTGTTTTTCGCCATGGTCTTGGACAGCTCGTATCCGAACCCATATTTGGCCTGGTCTGATTCGTGGTACAATTTTGGTTTTGTCGTCTTCCATAACCAATACGAGGAGCGAAAGCTTGGGGGTATTTACAGTACGCTTGTAGGTGGCAATAAATCAAGCAGAGACTATGATGAAAGTCTAGGGGTTGAACTAAAAGATTATCCCAATCTACCCACATGCTCATTCAACGAATTATGGCTAGCCTATGAAAACGGTGAGCTCGCAAATCTCTTCCGCCGATACGGTCTAGACTCCATCTTCGGTGGCAATTTGGGTCTGGAGGAATTTTTATCTTTCCCGCTGAATCAGCGTCAACTGCGCCCATCAGTCTGGAAGTTGAAGCACTTCCTGGCCATCGATGCCAACCAACCTCTGGGCAACTTTCCCGAGATTGAAGCAGCCGCTCAGGAATATGGGTTTACAGCACAGCTCAACCCGAGAACAGGATTGGCCTTGAGGCAGTGTTATGAGCAGTTGTTTAGAAAGGTGAACCCGCTCAGGGTCCATGAAGCAAAGTCTCATGGCCAATTGTGCGAGTATGCGGAGAGTGTCCTTGATGACATTGATGACGACGTCCGGCAAGTATTGCGGAAGATTAGTTGA
- a CDS encoding uncharacterized protein (EggNog:ENOG41), whose protein sequence is MNAEQYQTHNRNITDSRLGDNVTINQGDVHHHYPLEPPQPRKPNWLIPYLRNKEFVDRPGLVEKLNALLPHVSESFDDAALWGLGGSGKTQIALEHAYRQAENPQCSVFWVHADTRVAFIQDYKKIAALFGLVGIVDGQDSELLRAVSNRIQAEPEWLLVLDNADNLSLFGVVYRGVNGAPRAPSSPLPMVVCNRPLILLNCGNMIVDSDAASSAYSLRGTSIQGDVLYGVYS, encoded by the exons AACATCACGGATAGCCGGCTTGGAGATAATGTAACCATCAATCAGGGCGACGTGCATCACCATTACCCTTTAGAGCCTCCGCAGCCTCGGAAGCCGAACTGGCTCATTCCTTATCTGCGGAATAAGGAGTTTGTAGATCGGCCAGGCCTTGTCGAAAAGCTCAACGCCCTCTTGCCGCATGTATCCGAGTCTTTTGACGATGCCGCCCTCTGGGGGTTAGGCGGATCCGG AAAGACGCAGATTGCTCTCGAACACGCCTACCGCCAGGCTGAAAACCCCCAGTGTTCGGTGTTTTGGGTGCACGCAGATACTAGAGTCGCATTCATACAAGACTACAAGAAAATCGCGGCACTATTCGGACTGGTAGGGATTGTTGACGGCCAAGACTCGGAGCTTCTCAGAGCTGTCAGCAACCGCATCCAGGCCGAGCCTGAGTGGCTGCTTGTACTCGACAATGCCGACAACCTTTCTCTATTCGGGGTTGTCTATCGAGGAGTAAATGGGGCCCCGAGGGCCCCGAGTTCTCCATTACCTATGGTCGTCTGTAACAGACCGTTGATCTTATTAAACTGTGGCAATATGATTGTGGATAGTGACGCCGCGTCGTCGGCTTATTCACTAAGAGGTACTAGTATACAGGGAGATGTACTATACGGAGTATATAGTTGA
- a CDS encoding uncharacterized protein (EggNog:ENOG41~TransMembrane:11 (o71-92i104-126o138-157i199-221o227-247i349-376o388-409i430-455o461-486i498-517o529-549i)): MAFGILEPSSGEKVPGTTHFYDDPSQPQTATEQDSARLKCDTSGKIPIILVPQPSDDPNDPLNWPLWKRDLVTFTLCWAGVLATSLGPILAANTVTLSRIFSKTFTRVALLTGYFLLGAGAAAIFFVPSGRVWGKRHLFLLGILIIIASSAWAGSVGKNYGSLLGARVLQGVGTAPYESLLNAAVGDLYFVHQRGVRMAFTNLAIFGGAFFTPIVVGKITAAMGWKWSFYFVSIFMAATLPAVFLLCPETAYRRDVKLNTDTNAEGEEEIKLQSRIATVSNPPSDEEETPKGRTGFVLFPTSDALQPIGNARTPKKSFVESLSLFDGAKTDERYWVLLLRPFPLIFNPAFVWGCLIQGTMIGWTIFIGVLVAAIFLGPPYFWGEVKAGYAYTGAFVGALCGFAICGLLADSSVKYLTRKNRGVYEPEFRILLVIPMLIIGGIGLFGFALTAGNVISGQYSYIVPLVFFGFEVAGMVIGAVASSLYIVDAYRDLTVEGFTLMIIFKNIFSFILTFYAYDWLIKGGIQHTMIAISIVQVVVCVLSIPMYVFGKRCRAFYHRHDLLAITGLQ, from the exons atggcgtTTGGCATCCTCGAGCCAAGCTCGGGGGAAAAAGTTCCAG GCACAACCCATTTCTACGATGACCCTTCGCAGCCCCAGACGGCAACAGAGCAGGATTCCGCGAGGCTGAAATGCGACACCAGCGGAAAGATCCCCATCATCCTC GTCCCGCAGCCTTCGGATGACCCCAACGATCCTCTCAACTGGCCCTTGTGGAAGCGCGACCTCGTCACCTTTACGCTCTGCTGGGCTGGAGTCCTGGCCACCTCGCTCGGGCCCATCTTGGCCGCAAACACCGTCACCCTCTCTcgcatcttctccaagacGTTTACCAGGGTCGCTCTTTTGACTGGTTATTTCCTGCTTGGCGCcggcgccgctgccatcttcttcgtccccTCTGGTCGAGTCTGGGGCAAGCGACATCTTTTCCTGCTGGGCATCCTGATCATCATCGCATCTAGCGCGTGGGCCGGTTCCGTGGGGAAGAACTATGGCAGCTTGCTGGGTGCCCGAGTTCTCCAGGGTGTTGGCACTGCTCCGTATGAAAGCCTGCTCAACGCAGCGGTAGGTGACCTGTACTTTGTTCATCAGCGAGGAGTGCGCATGGCATTCACCAACCTGGCTATTTTTGGCGGAGCCTTTTTCACGCCCATCGTGGTCGGGAAGATTACGGCGGCGATGGGCTGGAAGTGGAGTTTCTACTTTGTGTCCATCTTCATGGCTGCGACGCTGCCTGCCGTGTTTCTCCTGTGTCCTGAGACGGCATATCGCAGAGACGTCAAGCTCAACACCGACACTAATGCCGAAGGTGAAGAGGAGATTAAGCTTCAGTCCCGGATCGCGACGGTTAGTAACCCGCCATCTGATGAGGAAGAGACACCAAAAGGACGCACCGGCTTCGTCCTCTTTCCCACATCAGATGCACTTCAGCCAATTGGAAACGCCAGAACTCCAAAGAAGTCCTTTGTCGAATCTCTATCTCTCTTTGACGGCGCCAAGACGGATGAGCGCTACTGGGTCCTGCTGCTTCGGCCGTTCCccctcatcttcaacccGGCCTTTGTCTGGGGCTGTCTGATTCAAGGAACCATGATTGGGTGGaccatcttcatcggcgTCCTCGTCGCTGCCATCTTCCTTGGGCCGCCATACTTTTGGGGTGAAGTCAAGGCCGGTTACGCCTACACGGGTGCCTTTGTCGGCGCTCTCTGCGGCTTCGCCATCTGCGGCCTCCTCGCCGACTCGAGCGTCAAGTACCTCACCCGAAAGAATCGCGGCGTCTACGAGCCCGAGTTTCGAATTCTGCTCGTCATTCCTATGCTGATTATCGGTGGCATTGGCTTGTTTGGCTTTGCGCTGACTGCTGGCAATGTTATCTCTGGCCAGTACAGCTACATTGTGcctcttgtcttctttggcttcgaGGTTGCCGGCATGGTTATTGGTGCAGTCGCAAGTTCGTTATACATTGTGGATGCTTACA GAGATCTCACGGTTGAAGGCTTCACTTTGATGATTATTTTCAAAAACATCTTTAGTTTCATCCTTACCTTTTATGCCTACGACTGGCTCATTAAGGGCGGCATCCAGCACACGATGATTGCCATTTCCATTGTTCAGGTCGTCGTATGCGTGCTTAGCATCCCTATGT ATGTGTTTGGCAAACGTTGTCGAGCGTTTTACCACCGCCATGATTTATTGGCCATTACCGGCTTGCAATAA